Proteins co-encoded in one Macrobrachium nipponense isolate FS-2020 chromosome 24, ASM1510439v2, whole genome shotgun sequence genomic window:
- the LOC135205784 gene encoding uncharacterized protein LOC135205784, whose amino-acid sequence MFYGRRNAALEHEDNSQRSWIAPDDAAGSDMDVASLEDDSDLEELSLDEDTSSTSRSEPGCKCFFRISKVQCDTMARQGRNLSDFQILELLDASDNESEIDCIEAEVLYDSDLDKEYVPSHQEMIESSDSDSEEDLPRRRIEQRRLVRRGRGLGTSLHHLT is encoded by the exons ATGTTTTATGGGCGAAGGAATGCTGCATTGGAGCATGAAGATAATAGTCAACGTTCTTGGATAGCCCCTGATGATGCTGCAGGCAGTGACATGGACGTGGCATCACTCGAGGACGACAGTGACCTTGAGGAACTCAGCCTCGACGAGGATACGTCTTCTACCTCGAGATCTGAGCCAG GCTGTAAATGCTTTTTCAGGATTTCCAAAGTTCAGTGTGACACAATGGCAAGACAAGGACGAAACCTTagtgattttcaaattttagaaTTGCTTGATGCCTCAGACAATGAGAGTGAAATTGACTGTATTGAAGCAGAGGTACTGTATGATAGTGACCTTGATAAAGAATATGTGCCTAGTCATCAGGAAATGATAGAAAGTTCTGACAGTGACTCAGAAGAAGACCTCCCACGCCGCCGCATAGAACAAAGGCGGCTGGTCAGAAGAGGAAGAGGCCTAGGCACCTCCCTCCACCATCTCACCTGA